A region from the Xiphias gladius isolate SHS-SW01 ecotype Sanya breed wild chromosome 20, ASM1685928v1, whole genome shotgun sequence genome encodes:
- the sec16a gene encoding protein transport protein Sec16A isoform X4, translated as MQPPPRTGPPGASGPPPTGPNMFRRTRPHKHTAAATAAMPPTTQPMTDPFAFVRAPPPMAAGGLPTIPSSNPPPMQALPNTVYSQAGGGLPPHPQTLEDVPAAPPGPPPSSVPGVTLFNPHSTASPGVFPVPGPAGYASSHTELGYFNSREPTPSMATEPSPVSSAPAPSQTPFNQEFQGPPPSQPGPFQPVPPTTTSSQWAPDHGSRPPSVQNYFQPTSDPPPQPYSIPPQTQMYPSHTPSPRHNTPTPPTQPGHPQIQAHLPPQNPVKGPSFPWPDPNAPQQQHNSHFQTQSYFSQSSAPQDSWFSQPPQDSGYHQMGTGLGHPQSQPDAGGSQHASSSVPGPSSAPAPVPYSHESGTLSMFFKDNDVENEETLAGERNKAVNGIPGSFQHHNNPQTHSSHADASLDYKGASLQDHSHIPYMNDGNHALQGHTQKPPDPQYDHVENLECVPNQEVLPSETHGSPAATVGHGVDQFETGPNLETPDSVPRPMRSASVSSNYSNMSHGSGTGTRRHQGVVGTFIQQESPRLTDDANLSAVAGGYFEQIDTSPAGDVGARQSSLEQMWSPTPSPPKPTGIFQASANSSFEPVRSHGVGVRPAEVDMAKIVAEGGADSTPGNLEQPPDNMENIYGPGHPLSPGAVGGVPHLTHPVVLSHSRPSSRAYGTSRPCESPATTLWAQNDPTSLGANILLAPAAPTVLAPLREPSADVIQPPDGPLDLQPSQRVQPTSHQLSENLENPPKVTKDAQQGVRMEGNAPVQTPASSSTPQVLPATPQAPANTQPPPMEPPKTSDSQAPLQGSGDAPRVPVSGAQPSHGQLPAPAQGPGAGSTPPSVAAQPPGPRGPVPPGASQPAPAEPPRPPSSVGSQQGYGPPPPVPGQMYGGYYGNYGEYTDSRAPYPPGQYPPPSGDPRAQQYYQDGSYRNRTDHWYGRYDGQTPGYRDPNYQYREPQPERPSSRASQYSDRPSSRQGYPDDYHRANRSAYSEYYADYSKNYDYRGYNYVQYDPRYRGYYDQSYWSNYDDSYRGRDNYYNQQMYPARKDGYDDQWRYYPGYDPSFDDDYHRRGEMYGDEFDRRSVHSEQSAHSVHSSQSHHSRRSSFSSRSQQSQVYRSQPDLVSAVYDTTASTLAVDYSYGQYPNPADASQNYSQYLYPSEYTADSTWITPEQPPPRPATPEKFTIPHRCARFGPGGHLVQVLPNLPSAGQPALVDIHNMETMLQDTPDQAELRAFPGPLVKEETHKVDVIKFSQNKALECSRDNNLLDRDSARLLWDFIVLLCRQNGTVVGTDIADLLLKEHRSVWLPGKSPNEANLIDFNNEPLARAEEEPGAGPLSLLSDTFMIVPENVGKETERFRELLLFGRKKDALEAAMKGGLWGHALLLASKMDNRTHARVMTRFANSLPINDPLQTVYQLMSGRMPASATCCGEEKWGDWRPHLAMVLSNLTHTLDLDTRTITTMGDTLASKGLIDAAHFCYLMAQVGLGVFTKKSTKMVLIGSNHSLPFYHFATNEAIQRTEAYEYAQSLGSQPCSLPNFQVFKLIYACRLAESGLSAQAFHYCEVISKTVLIQPSYYSPVFISQIIQISEKLRFFDPQLKERPEQELFNEPEWLIHLRQLDGQIRTGVITYNADRTTPTQFNCSSPSSELDQPIPPEPYTMPLEMDGPAPDNPLMSSLLPGPPPQGVQLMPPAPTSILQEGMAPHQLLPPSDVPQFYPVPPMGPPGQIPISGYPPQPETSFAPPPFQHQPDQSDMYPGARQQPCPPPPQAGQMSPHMLPQVPHSPVQMSHPPAQMPQHMPPSPGHIPPVKQPLKAPSEMQTAQPPSSSPPRSSFTPQMDFYDHMAHMGPGRRSRTTSQSSMHMASGRRSRTNSESSTHSGGRERSNSAVKQASPPPPSIPEQPHKEEAKKAKKDSPKKSGGGVGWLKWFYGKGKNEAHLPDDKNKSIVWDEKKQRWVDLNEPEEESKPPPPPPSGFPKIAPMPGPGGPAAPPSSGPPVNMFSRKAGTKSRYVDVLNPSRTAKPGGLAPAPADIFAPLAPMPMPTNLFVPSSAPDDQQPLEGSEGGHQEQNSPNTSSAPQMFNPTLLPPAPEGPPVPDGSHSGELSRSSSMSSLSREVSQHLNQSLPAQGTAPTGGVTFYNPAQFAQTSAPPGGGLRSGRLSGQRQYPVLK; from the exons ATGCAGCCCCCTCCGCGGACTGGACCTCCAGGAGCCTCTGGCCCCCCTCCTACTGGGCCCAATATGTTCCGCAGGACCAGGCCTCACAAGCATACAGCAGCAGCTACTGCCGCAATGCCACCCACTACCCAACCCATGACAGACCCTTTTGCGTTTGTAAGAGCTCCTCCCCCTATGGCTGCAGGTGGTCTCCCTACAATACCGAGCAGCAACCCTCCACCCATGCAAGCCCTACCTAACACCGTGTACTCTCAGGCTGGCGGAGGGCTGCCTCCACACCCCCAGACACTGGAGGATGttccagctgctcctcctgGTCCCCCACCATCCTCTGTGCCAGGAGTGACACTGTTCAACCCTCACAGTACAGCATCCCCTGGTGTTTTCCCAGTTCCAGGTCCTGCAGGATATGCATCCTCCCATACTGAACTGGGATATTTTAATTCAAGAGAACCAACACCATCCATGGCCACAGAGCCATCGCCTGTCTCCTCAGCCCCAGCACCTAGTCAGACACCTTTTAACCAGGAATTTCAAGGACCGCCACCTTCTCAGCCAGGACCCTTCCAGCCAGTtcctcccaccaccacctcttccCAGTGGGCCCCTGATCATGGAAGTCGTCCTCCATCAGTTCAGAACTACTTCCAGCCTACTAGTGACCCTCCACCACAGCCTTACAGTATACCTCCACAGACCCAGATGTACCCCTCCCACACCCCATCACCCCGTCacaacacccccacccctccaacACAGCCTGGACATCCCCAGATCCAGGCTCATCTTCCTCCCCAGAACCCTGTAAAGGGCCCAAGTTTTCCATGGCCTGACCCAAATGCACCCCAGCAGCAGCATAATTCCCACTTCCAAACACAGAGCTACTTTAGCCAGAGCTCTGCCCCCCAGGACTCTTGGTTCAGCCAACCTCCACAGGACTCAGGCTACCACCAAATGGGGACTGGCCTTGGCCATCCTCAATCTCAGCCTGATGCTGGTGGATCTCAACATGCATCCAGCTCTGTACCTGGTCCTAGTTCTGCCCCTGCCCCAGTCCCATACTCTCATGAGTCTGGTACACTCTCAATGTTCTTCAAAGACAATGATGTGGAAAATGAGGAAACACTGGCTGGAGAAAGAAATAAGGCAGTGAATGGTATTCCTGGATCCTTTCAGCATCACAACAACCCACAAACCCACAGTAGCCATGCAGATGCCTCTTTGGATTATAAAGGAGCTTCTCTTCAAGATCATTCACACATACCCTACATGAATGATGGCAATCATGCATTACAGGGACATACCCAGAAGCCCCCTGATCCCCAGTACGACCATGTGGAGAATTTGGAGTGCGTCCCGAACCAGGAAGTATTACCCAGTGAAACCCATGGCAGTCCTGCTGCTACTGTAGGCCATGGAGTAGACCAGTTTGAAACCGGGCCAAACCTGGAGACTCCAGATTCTGTTCCAAGACCAATGAGATCTGCCAGTGTGTCATCCAACTATAGCAATATGAGCCATGGAAGTGGAACTGGCACTCGTCGGCACCAGGGAGTAGTAGGTACCTTTATTCAGCAGGAAAGCCCTCGTCTTACTGATGATGCTAACCTGTCTGCTGTCGCTGGAGGTTACTTTGAGCAGATTGACACATCTCCAGCTGGAGATGTGGGTGCACGACAGAGCTCCCTGGAGCAGATGTGGTCTCCCACACCTAGCCCTCCCAAACCAACTGGTATCTTTCAGGCAAGTGCTAACAGCTCTTTTGAACCTGTTCGCTCACATGGGGTTGGTGTGCGTCCTGCTGAAGTTGATATGGCTAAAATTGTAGCAGAAGGGGGTGCAGATTCTACACCTGGCAACCTTGAGCAGCCACCAGATAATATGGAAAATATTTATGGCCCAGGACACCCCTTGTCTCCTGGGGCTGTTGGTGGTGTACCTCACCTGACACACCCAGTGGTTCTTTCTCACTCTCGACCTTCATCCCGTGCTTACGGGACCAGTCGGCCCTGTGAGAGCCCTGCCACTACTTTGTGGGCTCAGAATGACCCTACTAGCTTGGGCGCTAACATCCTCCTAGCCCCCGCTGCCCCAACAGTTCTTGCCCCTTTACGAGAGCCTAGTGCTGATGTTATCCAACCTCCAGATGGCCCACTGGACCTCCAGCCCTCCCAGAGAGTCCAGCCTACTTCCCACCAGCTCTCAGAGAACCTAGAGAACCCACCAAAG GTCACCAAAGATGCTCAGCAGGGGGTAAGAATGGAAGGCAATGCCCCTGTCCAGACCCCGGCCTCTTCATCTACCCCACAGGTACTGCCAGCAACCCCCCAAGCACCTGCAAACACCCAGCCGCCTCCAATGGAACCACCTAAGACATCAGATTCTCAGGCCCCACTGCAGGGATCAGGTGATGCTCCTCGTGTTCCAGTGAGTGGGGCACAACCTTCCCATGGCCAATTACCAGCTCCAGCACAGGGGCCTGGTGCAGGGAGTACTCCTCCCTCTGTTGCTGCACAACCCCCAGGGCCTCGAGGACCAGTACCTCCAGGGGCTTCCCAGCCAGCTCCTGCAGAGCCACCTCGACCACCCTCCTCCGTAGGCAGCCAGCAAGGCTATGGGCCCCCTCCTCCAGTGCCAGGACAGATGTATGGTGGCTATTATGGCAATTATGGGGAATACACGGATAGCAGAGCACCTTATCCTCCTGGCCAGTACCCGCCTCCATCCGGGGATCCTAGAGCACAGCAATATTATCAA GATGGTTCATACAGGAACCGAACAGATCATTGGTATGGCAGATATGATGGGCAGACCCCAGGTTATCGTGATCCAAACTACCAGTACAGAGAGCCACAGCCGGAACGACCCAGCTCCAGGGCCAGTCAGTACTCTGACAGGCCTTCATCGAG ACAAGGCTATCCTGACGATTACCACAGAGCAAACCGAAGTGCCTATAGTGAATATTATGCAGATTACTCCAAGAACTATGATTACAGAG GATACAACTATGTACAGTATGATCCTCGATACAGAGGATACTATGATCAGTCCTACTGGTCTAATTACGATGACAGCTACAGAGGCCGAGACAACTACTACAATCAACAAATGTATCCTGCCAG GAAAGATGGCTATGATGACCAGTGGCGGTACTATCCTGGTTATGATCCCAGCTTCGATGATGATTACCATCGAAGAGGAGAAATGTATGGCGATGAGTTCGACCGACGCAGCGTCCACAGCGAGCAGTCCGCACACAGTGTGCACAGCTCTCAAAGCCACCACAGCAGACGAAGCAGCTTCAGCTCACGGTCACAACAG AGCCAGGTATACAGAAGTCAGCCTGACTTAGTGTCCGCAGTCTATGACACCACAGCATCCACGCTGGCTGTTGACTACTCTTATGGACAATACCCAAACCCAGCTGATGCTTCCCAGAACTACAGCCAGTACCTCTATCCCTCTGAGTACACTGCAGACAGCACCTGGATAACCCCTGAGCAAC cCCCCCCTCGTCCTGCAACCCCAGAGAAGTTTACCATACCCCACCGTTGTGCCCGCTTTGGACCTGGTGGTCATCTGGTTCAAGTTCTGCCCAATCTCCCCTCAGCTGGACAGCCTGCTCTCGTTGATATCCACAACATGGag accaTGCTGCAGGATACCCCAGATCAGGCAGAACTACGAGCCTTCCCTGGACCCCTTGTTAA GGAGGAGACTCATAAGGTGGATGTGATAAAGTTCTCCCAGAACAAAGCACTGGAGTGTTCTCGTGACAACAACCTCTTGGACAGGGACTCTGCCCGTCTGCTCTGGGACTTCATTGTACTGCTCTGTAGACAGAATGGG ACTGTGGTAGGCACGGACATCGCTGACCTCTTGCTGAAGGAGCATCGCTCTGTTTGGCTACCGGGCAAGAGTCCCAATGAAGCGAACTTGATAGATTTTAACAATGAACCACTGGCACGAGCTGAGGAAGAGCCAGGAGCCGGACCACTCTCCCTCCTATCTGACACCTTCATGATTGTCCCAGAGAACGTTGGCAAGGAAACAGAGCGCTTcagggagctgctgctgtttggccGAAAGAAG GATGCACTAGAAGCAGCCATGAAGGGAGGCCTCTGGGGCCATGCCCTGCTGTTGGCCAGTAAGATGGACAACAGGACACATGCACGTGTCATGACAAG gttTGCCAACAGTTTGCCCATCAATGACCCTCTCCAGACCGTGTACCAGCTGATGTCTGGGAGGATGCCTGCATCGGCCACT TGCTGTGGAGAGGAGAAGTGGGGTGACTGGCGCCCTCACCTGGCTATGGTGCTGTCtaacctcacacacaccctggACCTGGATACCCGCACAATCACCACCATGGGCGACACTCTCG cttCCAAGGGGCTGATTGACGCTGCACACTTCTGCTACTTGATGGCCCAAGTTGGTCTGGGAGTTTTCACAAAGAAGAGCACCAAGATGGTTCTGATTGGCTCCAATCACAG TTTGCCCTTTTACCATTTTGCGACCAATGAAGCTATTCAGAGGACTGAGGCCTATGAGTATGCCCAGTCCCTGGGCTCCCAGCCCTGCTCACTGCCCAATTTCCAG GTTTTCAAGTTGATCTATGCATGTCGCTTGGCTGAATCAGGTCTGAGTGCTCAGGCCTTCCACTACTGTGAAGTTATCTCTAAGACTGTCCTCATCCAGCCCTCCTACTACTCTCCTGTTTTTATTAGCCAAATCATACAG ATATCTGAAAAGCTGCGGTTCTTCGATCCTCAACTGAAGGAGAGGCCTGAGCAGGAGTTGTTCAATGAGCCTGAATGGCTGATTCATCTCAGACAGCTGGATGGACAGATTagg acggGGGTGATTACTTACAATGCAGACAGAACAACTCCTACACAGTTCAACTGCAGCAGCCCGAGCTCAGAGTTGGACCAGCCCATTCCACCTGAACCTTACACCATGCCGCTGGAGATGGATGGCCCCGCCCCTGACAACCCACTAATGAGCTCATTACTGCCCGGGCCACCACCACAGGGAGTACAGCTGATGcctccag CTCCCACCTCCATCCTCCAAGAGGGGATGGCCCCACATCAGCTTTTACCCCCCAGTGATGTACCCCAGTTCTACCCAGTACCCCCCATGGGACCACCAGGCCAGATCCCTATCTCAGGCTACCCTCCACAGCCTGAGACAAGCTTTGCCCCTCCTCCCTTCCAGCATCAACCCGACCAGTCAGATATGTATCCAGGAGCCCGTCAGCAGCCATGTCCCCCACCTCCTCAAGCTGGCCAAATGTCACCGCACATGCTTCCTCAGGTGCCGCATTCACCTGTGCAGATGAGCCACCCGCCAGCCCAAATGCCTCAGCACATGCCCCCTTCTCCTGGGCATATACCACCTGTAAAGCAGCCACTAAAGGCCCCATCAGAGATGCAGACTGCTCAGCCACCATCATCCTCCCCACCCAGAAGCTCCTTCACACCTCAGATGGACTTCTATGACCACATGGCTCACATG GGTCCCGGGAGGAGATCAAGAACTACTTCACAATCTTCAATGCATATG GCTTCAGGACGGCGCTCACGCACCAACTCTGAGTCTTCCACTCACTCGGGTGGAAGAGAGCGCAGCAACTCAGCTGTCAAGCAGGCTTCTCCGCCTCCGCCTTCAATTCCTGAGCAGCCCCACAAGGAAGAGGCCAAGAAGGCCAAGAAAGACTCCCCGAAAAAG agtggtggtggtgttggctGGCTGAAGTGGTTCTATGGGAAAGGGAAGAATGAGGCTCACTTGCcagatgacaaaaacaaatct ATTGTGTGGGATGAAAAGAAGCAGAGATGGGTCGACTTGAACGAGCCTGAAGAGGAG AGTAAGCCTCCTCCGCCACCTCCCTCTGGCTTCCCCAAGATCGCTCCAATGCCTGGCCCTGGGGGGCCTGCTGCACCCCCGAGCAGTGGTCCTCCTGTCAACATGTTCTCCAGGAAGGCAG GCACTAAGAGCAGATATGTGGATGTTCTAAACCCCAGCAGAACTGCTAAACCGGGTGGATTAGCTCCTGCTCCAGCGGACATCTTTGCCCCTCTGGCACCAATGCCCATGCCCACTAACCTATTTGTGCCTAGTTCAG CTCCCGACGATCAACAACCTCTGGAGGGCAGTGAAGGAGGACATCAGGAGCAGAATTCACCAAACACCAGCTCTGCCCCACAG ATGTTCAACCCAACGTTGTTACCACCTGCCCCAGAGGGTCCTCCCGTGCCTGATGGCTCACATTCCGGGGAG CTCTCACGTTCTAGCTCAATGAGTTCTTTATCACGCGAAGTGAGTCAGCATTTAAACCAG AGTCTTCCTGCCCAGGGAACTGCACCCACAGGAGGCGTCACCTTTTATAACCCTGCACAGTTTGCACAG ACAAGTGCACCACCAGGAGGTGGACTCCGCTCTGGTCGTTTGAGCGGTCAGCGCCAGTACCCAGTGTTGAAGTAA